In one window of Chryseobacterium phocaeense DNA:
- the ilvB gene encoding biosynthetic-type acetolactate synthase large subunit, producing MKNQNVSLEKEISGSRIILEAFIQEGVKTIFGYPGGAIIPIYDALYDYKDRLEHILVRHEQGAVHAAQGLARVSGEVGVVLATSGPGATNLVTGLADSLLDNTPIVCITGQVFEHLLGTDAFQEIDVMNVTSPVTKWNYQVTDADELSEVLAKAFYIARSGRPGPVLIDVTKNAQLQKVINKGYAPCEFLRSYRPDPVPDIDCIEKAAFLINNAEKPFIIAGQGIMLGKAEKEFLQFAEKSGIPVAWTVLGMSTIPTDHPQATGMVGMHGNYGPNILTNECDVLIAVGMRFDDRVTGKIDQYAKQARIIHLDIDKAEINKNVKVDVPVLGNCKETLPLLTQLIELKTYPEWHERFKDCYQTEQVKLINHELYPSSGEITMGEVIRHLNEITGGEAVIVTDVGQHQMATCRYSGFKHSRSNITSGGLGTMGFCLPAAIGAAYGETQRPVIAVTGDGGAQMNIQELGTLMQYGPEIKILILNNCYLGMVRQWQELFHEERYSSVDIQSPDFVQVAKGYNIPGKRIVQREELQAGLKEMLHTKGAFLLEVMTGKEHNVFPMIPQGKSVSEIVLNHDKV from the coding sequence ATGAAGAACCAAAATGTATCCTTAGAAAAAGAAATCAGCGGAAGCAGGATCATCCTTGAAGCATTTATTCAGGAAGGGGTAAAAACCATATTCGGATATCCGGGAGGGGCTATTATTCCGATTTATGATGCCCTTTACGACTATAAAGACCGGTTGGAGCATATTCTCGTCCGCCATGAGCAGGGCGCTGTTCATGCAGCGCAGGGGCTGGCCCGGGTTTCGGGAGAAGTAGGGGTGGTGCTGGCCACCAGCGGTCCCGGTGCAACCAATCTTGTGACAGGCTTAGCCGATTCTTTGCTGGATAATACGCCTATCGTATGCATTACAGGACAGGTCTTTGAACATCTTTTAGGCACAGATGCATTTCAGGAAATAGACGTGATGAATGTCACCAGCCCCGTTACCAAGTGGAATTACCAGGTGACCGATGCTGATGAACTTTCCGAAGTACTGGCTAAAGCATTCTATATCGCAAGATCCGGAAGACCAGGCCCGGTACTCATCGATGTCACAAAAAATGCCCAGCTGCAGAAGGTTATAAACAAAGGGTATGCTCCCTGTGAATTTTTAAGAAGCTACCGGCCGGACCCTGTTCCTGATATTGATTGCATAGAAAAAGCAGCTTTCCTGATCAATAATGCAGAAAAACCCTTCATTATAGCCGGACAGGGCATTATGTTAGGAAAAGCAGAAAAAGAATTCCTGCAGTTTGCAGAAAAATCAGGGATTCCTGTAGCATGGACGGTATTAGGAATGAGCACTATTCCTACCGATCATCCGCAGGCCACAGGAATGGTGGGAATGCATGGAAATTATGGGCCCAATATCCTTACCAATGAATGTGATGTTCTCATTGCTGTGGGAATGCGGTTTGATGACCGTGTAACCGGAAAGATTGATCAGTATGCAAAACAGGCGAGAATTATCCACCTCGACATTGACAAAGCAGAAATCAATAAAAATGTAAAAGTTGATGTACCGGTTTTAGGAAACTGTAAAGAAACCCTTCCGCTTCTTACTCAGCTGATAGAGCTCAAAACCTATCCTGAGTGGCACGAAAGATTTAAAGACTGCTATCAAACTGAACAAGTGAAACTGATCAATCATGAGCTCTATCCTTCATCAGGAGAAATTACCATGGGAGAAGTGATCCGGCATCTGAATGAAATAACAGGAGGAGAAGCCGTGATCGTGACTGATGTAGGGCAGCACCAGATGGCCACATGCAGATATTCAGGTTTCAAGCATTCCCGAAGTAATATTACGAGTGGCGGATTGGGAACTATGGGATTCTGTCTTCCTGCAGCTATAGGAGCTGCTTACGGAGAGACCCAACGACCGGTTATCGCGGTGACGGGTGACGGAGGAGCCCAGATGAATATTCAGGAACTGGGAACGCTCATGCAGTACGGGCCCGAGATCAAGATCTTAATTCTTAATAACTGCTATCTGGGTATGGTAAGGCAATGGCAGGAGCTCTTCCATGAAGAAAGATATTCTTCGGTAGATATCCAGAGTCCGGATTTTGTTCAGGTAGCCAAAGGATATAACATTCCGGGGAAAAGGATTGTCCAGAGAGAAGAGCTGCAGGCGGGGCTTAAGGAAATGCTTCACACAAAAGGAGCTTTTCTTCTGGAAGTGATGACCGGAAAAGAGCACAATGTCTTTCCGATGATCCCTCAGGGGAAAAGTGTTTCGGAGATCGTGCTGAATCATGATAAAGTGTAA
- a CDS encoding ACT domain-containing protein, with translation MKSEHKEYTITAYTEDYLGLIGRINTIFSRRRISIVNFNVGPSEMEKIKKFVIIIRETEDSVEKITRQMEKQIDVLQVHYHRNPYLTAVEHAS, from the coding sequence ATGAAATCAGAACATAAAGAATACACCATCACAGCGTATACGGAAGATTATTTAGGGCTGATCGGAAGAATCAATACTATATTTTCCAGAAGAAGAATTTCTATTGTGAATTTCAATGTAGGTCCTTCCGAGATGGAAAAGATTAAAAAATTCGTCATCATTATCAGGGAAACAGAAGATTCGGTAGAGAAGATCACCCGGCAGATGGAAAAGCAGATAGATGTACTGCAGGTTCATTATCACAGAAATCCATACCTGACCGCAGTAGAACATGCAAGCTGA
- the ilvC gene encoding ketol-acid reductoisomerase, which produces MATLNFGGVEENVVTREEFPLEKAREVLKDEVVAVIGYGVQGPGQALNQKDNGINVIVGQRKNSKSWDKAIADGFVPGETLFEIEEALQKGTIICYLLSDAAQIEYWPKVKQHLTPGKALYFSHGFGITFNERTGIVPPVEVDVFLVAPKGSGTSLRRMFLQDRGLNSSFAVYQDATGKARERVTALGIAIGSGYLFETDFKKEVYSDLAGERGTLMGAVQGIFAAQYEVLRKNGHSPSEAFNETVEELTQSLMPLVAENGMDWMYANCSTTAQRGALDWWKRFRDATSPLFEELYDSVAKGNEAQRSIDSNSKSDYREKLEVELTELRESEMWRAGKTVRSLRPENN; this is translated from the coding sequence ATGGCAACATTGAATTTTGGAGGAGTAGAAGAAAACGTAGTGACAAGAGAAGAATTTCCATTGGAGAAAGCTCGTGAAGTATTAAAAGATGAGGTAGTAGCAGTAATCGGTTACGGTGTACAGGGACCGGGACAGGCGCTTAACCAGAAAGATAACGGGATTAACGTCATTGTCGGACAGAGGAAAAATTCAAAATCATGGGATAAAGCTATTGCAGATGGTTTTGTACCTGGTGAAACATTATTCGAAATAGAAGAAGCCTTACAGAAAGGGACCATTATCTGTTATCTTTTGAGCGATGCCGCCCAGATTGAATACTGGCCGAAAGTAAAACAGCACCTTACCCCCGGAAAAGCGCTGTATTTCTCTCATGGCTTCGGAATTACTTTTAACGAGCGTACGGGAATCGTTCCTCCGGTTGAGGTGGATGTGTTTTTAGTAGCTCCAAAAGGATCGGGAACCTCATTAAGAAGAATGTTCCTGCAGGATCGTGGACTGAACAGCAGTTTTGCCGTATATCAGGACGCTACGGGGAAAGCAAGGGAAAGAGTAACAGCTTTGGGAATTGCCATTGGAAGCGGTTATCTGTTTGAAACCGATTTTAAAAAAGAAGTATACAGCGATCTTGCCGGAGAAAGAGGAACATTGATGGGCGCTGTACAAGGGATATTTGCCGCACAATATGAAGTGCTGAGGAAAAACGGTCACAGTCCATCGGAAGCTTTTAATGAAACCGTAGAAGAACTGACGCAGTCGTTAATGCCATTAGTGGCAGAAAACGGAATGGACTGGATGTATGCGAACTGCAGTACCACCGCCCAAAGAGGAGCACTGGACTGGTGGAAACGATTCAGAGATGCCACTTCTCCTTTGTTTGAGGAGCTTTACGACAGTGTAGCAAAAGGAAATGAGGCTCAAAGATCTATCGACAGCAACAGTAAATCGGATTACAGGGAAAAGCTGGAAGTTGAACTTACAGAGCTCAGAGAAAGTGAAATGTGGAGAGCCGGAAAAACGGTCCGCAGCCTGAGACCGGAGAATAATTAA